A part of Perca fluviatilis chromosome 15, GENO_Pfluv_1.0, whole genome shotgun sequence genomic DNA contains:
- the LOC120573994 gene encoding uncharacterized protein LOC120573994 isoform X1 — protein MSLLFMVEQAIKSCKAEQAKINDSIQLYRELLHTLTPQPKTDCDESECADGAAIDTVTSPGEKEDMELLERALEKALRVRTGTGSSKKASKNQSAPRKEPGTTAVTSKEGRQAFAASKGNQTTTRSTSKSAGLDRKEPKKPGGIVHQQAAAARKSQQAVSASGSLDRGQFHTSTLHSKNQTVRSNVLSGNDLCRAAAISIPSDNTVPASPTHRSGAHSLLRQTGKASDQTSKWKSLRSKQNRLWDKVVALQRKPAPGRSHFMERMRATFPKDWPCGSPDQTRALVNRLTHTGHDLTQHCQTKELLAKETPEAATELGGKANKNDFFLTLERLSMTAAQLQYFAYQAKQEWETWDRWRPEAGCLCPTGANGAWGDGMIAPLPLTITYTTEAEFRKLEKLRMRVALLQQELYLEQALLDTLSPHLSSIVPGPGCPNFGVLRDMYSLLGEGGEHFPAIVLDSGTPCLQAHPPCVPVSSWQINVSEELTLAPPLPIYIPRHYIQQSVQCTAREPAVYSETAREGGKEGESARADCERDPRGQRCNLALGFISPHHQDGLYYGPPGLPNPAPDQRGAGGSVPGGWWC, from the exons ACACAGTTACCTCACCAGGGGAGAAAGAAGATATGGAATTGCTTGAGCGAGCCCTGGAGAAAGCCCTCCGTGTCCGCACTGGCACAGGATCTTCTAAAAAAGCCTCAAAAAACCAATCTGCACCTCGAAAGGAACCCGGCACCACAGCTGTCACATCCAAAGAGGGAAGGCAGGCATTTGCAGCTTCTAAAGGAAATCAGACGACCACCAGATCAACATCTAAATCTGCTGGTCTTGACAGAAAAGAGCCCAAAAAGCCTG GTGGAATTGTGCATcaacaggcagcagcagcaaggaAATCGCAGCAGGCTGTCTCAGCGTCTGGCTCTCTTGATCGGGGTCAATTCCACACCTCAACCCTCCACTCTAAAAACCAGACTGTTAGAAGCAACGTGCTGAGTGGAAACGACCTGTGCAGAGCTGCAGCTATCTCCATTCCTTCAGATAACACAGTGCCTGCTTCACCCACACACAGGTCTGGAGCTCACAGTTTACTTCGACAGACTGG GAAAGCTTCTGATCAAACTTCAAAATGGAAATCTCTGAGGAGCAAGCAAAACAG GTTATGGGACAAAGTCGTTGCCCTACAAAGGAAACCTGCGCCTGGGAGGAGTCACTTCATGGAGAGAATGAGAGCTACG TTCCCCAAGGATTGGCCATGTGGCAGCCCAGATCAGACCAGGGCTCTGGTCAACAGACTGACTCACACAGGGCATGACCTCACCCAGCACTGCCAGACAAAAGAGCTTCTGGCCAAAGAGACGCCAGAAGCAGCCACAGAGCTGG GTGGTAAGGCAAACAAGAATGACTTCTTTCTGACACTTGAAAGGTTGTCGATGACAGCAGCACAACTCCAGTACTTTGCATACCAAGCGAAACAAG AGTGGGAAACATGGGATCGATGGAGGCCAGAGGCAGGTTGTCTTTGCCCCACTGGGGCAAATGGTGCGTGGGGAGATGGGATGATTGCACCCCTGCCCCTGACTATAACCTACACGACAGAGGCAGAGTTCAGAAAACTGGAGAAGCTGAGGATGAGGGTGGCACTGCTGCAACAGGAGCTGTACCTCGAGCAG GCTCTGTTGGACACTCTGTCCCCTCATCTTTCGTCTATAGTACCTGGGCCTGGATGTCCCAACTTCGGTGTGCTGAGAGACATGTACTCCCTGCTGGGTGAAGGAGGGGAGCATTTCCCTGCCATAGTCCTGGACT CAGGGACCCCATGTCTTCAGGCTCATCCTCCATGTGTTCCAGTTTCTTCCTGGCAAATCAACGTTTCTGAAGAGCTCACATTGG CTCCTCCCCTTCCCATATATATCCCCCGCCACTACATTCAGCAGAGTGTACAATGTACTGCCAGAGAGCCAGCAGTGTACAGCGAAACagcaagagagggagggaaagaaggGGAAAGT GCCAGAGCTGATTGCGAACGTGATCCAAGAGGCCAACGCTGCAACCTGGCTTTGGGATTCATCAGCCCACACCATCAGGATGGGCTGTACTACGGGCCACCTGGCTTGCCAAACCCAGCCCCAGACCAACGCGGGGCGGGAGGGTCAGTCCCTGGAGGCTGGTGGTGCTAA